The nucleotide window TAGATATAACAAATCTCATGGCGTCTGTATACGTCAACCAGAGAGCATATAAAAACAATGCACAGATATCTGTACCCTATCTGAGGAGTTCGCTATACATAGACCATATGGGCACAACGTACCTCTGTTTTGGATCTTTTTTCAGAAGACCACTCAGAAGAGACTTGGCTTCGGGGCTTAAGGTGCGAGGGAAGCGGATTTCCTCCATAAGGATAAGCTCAAATAGCCTCTCGTGGTCCTGATTGTAGAAGGGTAATCGCCCGCACATCATTTCATACATCACCACTCCCAATCCCCACCAATCCACGGCTCGGCCGTAATCGTTGTCTTCCAGCACCTAGAGGTAAGAACACATTTCATCAGTATCCCTTATAATCGCAGGTTGGGGCAAACTCAGGGCTCACTATGCACATACAGACCTTCTATTGTGTTATTACCACCCACCCGTAGTAAAGGCTACAGTGCAAGGAGAGGAAAACTATTACACAGGGTTCATATGTGTAAAACATAACTCTCCATATCACACAATCTCTCTAAATATACAGCATACATGTCCACACGCACTTACCTCAGGAGCTAGGTACTCTGGGGTGCCACAAAATGTCCTCATAGTGGCCCCATCTGTGATCCcctctttgcaaagtccaaaatctGTTATCTTGACATGACCATCTTTGTCCAGCATGAGATTCTCCAACTAAGAGAGTCAAGAAATGTgcgataaacaaaaaaaaacacttatagaATCTCAGCATTGGAAATAGAAGGCAAGTTCCATTCATAGAAAAGAGGGATTCTGAACAACATCCAAAATTCTCAGAAGTCGTGTATTAAAGAAGGATCAACTGTTTTGTCCTAACAAATCCGGTtatcttaaaggagttttccaggataTAACATTGATGGACTGTCCATCCAGCAGAGAGTCGGGGCTGATGGTATCGCTCTCATTCATGTACCCATCCGCGTCTGGTATTGCTACTTGAATGGGTCTGTGATGCAGTACCAAGCATAGCCACATGGATTTGGCAGCAACCTATCTGTTACAGTAGTGATGAGGCCGCATCTAACTGAAATAAAGAGGTTGCAGCATTCCAGGCAAACACTGCTGCCCCTTCATACGGCTGATTGGTGGGGACCCCAGGAATTGAACCCCCAACGTTATCATAAAACTACCAAAGTTAAcccagaaaaccccttaaaaTCTAAAAGGATGTAAATGTCCTTCATGAACTGaatatattttaaaggggttttccagccaatagaaatgacaggataggccatcaatagctcatgggtcggggtccaacacccaggacccccgcagatcagctgttttgaaggggccgcagggcTCGTACGACTGCCGCTTCCATTTAGTTTCTTCTTACTCACTGTAAATcttcgacacacatttagcggcgattcacaggtattgcagccttttctcccattgaagtgaagattcacagtgagcaagaagaaatgcagGGGAAGTAGTGCTCATaccagcgctgcacccccttcaaaaacagctgattggcgggggtcccaggagtcggaggaTAGGCTATAAATTTTTATTGGTTGGAAAAatcgctttaaagaggctctgtcaccacatgataagtggcctatattgtacatgatgtgatcggcgctgtaatgtagattacaccagtgttttttatttagaaaacagtgttacttaatggacaactgggcgtgttttactttttgactaagtgggtgttgtacagagaagtgtatgacgctgaccaatcagcgtcatatacttctccccattcatttacacagctatATCGCtaggtgcagccacataaacacactgtaacgttactgcagtgtcatggcaatgaatatatattacctccagccaggacgtgatgtctattcagaatcctgaccacttctgtagcgtctctgtgatttacagcaaggcaagcataatctagTTTTAAATGAcaagttacatcgtaatctctcgagattacgcttgccttgctgtaaatctaacagaaacgctacagaagtgtcaggattctgaatagacatccagtcctggctggtagtaatgtatattcactgtcaggacaccccAACATTGTAAAGCAGAGGTCTCTACCTAGATTGAATGTTACCTTTATATCTCTGTACACCACGTTCCTGGAGTGGAGATATTCCAGGGCGGACACAATCTCTGCACCATAAAACCGTGCTCTGTCTTCCGTGAAGACTCGTTCCCGAGACAGGTGAAAGAACAGCTGTTGATATACGCAAACACCTTACTCAGCAATGCTCCATATAAAGGAGGAACATTTGTTCTGTACCATCTTACTGACTGATCAATCCAGACAGCTGACATGTCAATTTCCATATATTCTCATTATCATACACCATCACGTATTACTTTCTTTAGTCTAAATGTCAATGTTATATCGATATACTGCAGGAACAGCATGAAATATTTCCAACATTTCAGACATTGGCTTTAAGCGCAACATACTGTCCCCATATCGTACCTCTCCACCATTAGCATACTCCATTACAAAGCAGAGCCTGTCACTTGTCTGGAACGCGTATTTCAAAGCCTAGAGGAAGAGATTTAAGtaagaaaatttgcaaagcaatgaACCATCAGAATTCAGGAActccaaataagtgttactataagATACATACTGTTAAAAAGGGGTGCCGTGTGTTCTGCAAGACTCTGCTCTCTGTAACTGTGTGAGCCACTTCATCCTAAAATCACAACAGAAAACGCTTAAACTTATAGTACACAATTGTGTTGCATTATAATCCACTCCTTCCACAGGTACACCCGTGCCTTCTTTGCATTTATATTTGTTAGTACAATTGTATTGCAATTTAATATGCACTTACAGCTGTTGGGTGCCATCATATAGCAAAAGAGACAAGGAGGCCACTGCTTAGTTTTCAGTATAAATCTAACTAGGGGGAGCAGTACATACTATTGCTTACAAAATCAAGTAGGCATAGACAGTACTACTTTCCGGTGTCTGCTTCAAATTAtgcaggtacagatagtactgtatccctataaatgatgtaggcacagatagtactgcctccctgtctctccctataaataatgtaggcacagatagtactgcctccctgtctcttcctataaatgatgtaggtagAGATACTACTGCCATCCTGGCTTACCCTATTAATATCGTAggagtaggcacagatagtactgtatCCCTATAAataatgtaggcacagatagtactgcctccctgtctcttcctataaatgatgtaggtagAGATACCACTGCCATCCTGTCTTACCCTATAAATATGGTAGGCACAGATCGTACTGTATCCCTATaactgatgtaggtacagatggtACTGCCTTCCTGTCTCTACCTATAAATGATGTAGGAACCGCTGGTACTGCCAACCTGTTTCTCCCTATAAATAATGTAGACAGATCATATACTGCCTCCACGTGTGGTAAATTATGCTGCAGCCTCTCATTCATTCACTCACCACACTAAGCAATGAAAGTGGGAATGTTCGAACAGAAAAAACATGAGGATGTGTGACTGGGTcgtaaaacaaaatataaataatttcAAAAAGTAAGAGGATTTATACTATAAGAACAGGGGTTGTATATCAACATATATCTGATAACTTGCAGAATTATAGGGTGAAACTGGAGTTTTTCTTTTACACAGACGAAGGAATAGAAGACACCAAGGCCGATCTTTCAACCTATGGACAATTAAGAGGTCTAATAATAATGAATAGAAAAACAGATTACATTTAGTGCTGCTGAATGCACCTAAACAACTGTAATAGTTTGGCCAACACATTATGGAATAAAGCGGTGGAAAGCAGAGCAGGAAAAGTACTCTGCAAaataagaagcagcactcaacgcCAAGCAGCAGTCACAAAAGCAAATACAGATATCTAGGTGCATAATGAGATAAAGTGTCCGACATAAGAGGTGATGAAGGTTCAAAGTAATATAACTAGATTGATAAGGGTGATACATATATCCAGGGTCAATATACAGACTGGGAATGAGATCATTCATTTTCGGGGGCTGTAAAACAGCCCTTTAAACATAGAAATGGGTTTTTAAGTAAACAAGTGCCGATCGACGATGTAGCACATCGATTGGCACTtgtttagctccatttacatggagcaatcattGTACTGTATGAGGACGAAGTAGATCGTTCGTCCTTCTACAGTctgcatcattgtcggcagcacatcccgtgTTCACTTCTAGGAATCCTAGCTGCAGTACAAGACAACCATTGGCCTGGTGTGGCACGGTTTTCGCAAGAAATCAGCCGTGTTTTTATAATCCTGGACAACGAAATGGCGCAGTTCTAATTGATCTTGTGAAGTTCAGAGCACACAGAGCATTGCTATCTGTGCTTACATTATTATGGTAATATCTGCGATACTAAATTCAGGCCAGGAAATCGCACGTCCCGCACTTACCTTAGCAATTATGACATCTTTTCGTAAGATCTTCATGGCGTAGTAAAGACCTGTTGCTTTTTCTCGAACCAGGATCACTTTTCCGAAGGTTCCTTTTCCCAGCAGCTTCAGATAGTCAAAATCATTCATTGTCTGTAGACGGGTCACACACGAAAATACATGAGAAATGAAGTAGAAGCAAACTATGAAGATATTAAAAACAAACTTGTCCACCTTGCATGGGCTTAACAAGGATTGTTTGGTTTAGGAAGTCCATTGTAAAATACCTCGCCATTAATTAGCAGGGGACGTGCATCTCTCTTGATGGAGGAACATGAACAGCCAATTGATCTCAATAGACacaatgtaatgcttcatttctcctgtagtggcgctGAAGAAGAATTCAACACCTGCTGCCACAGATTACGGGTGACTGCTGGGAATCCCAATACCAGGAAACCCTGTGATCAGCTAATCGTCAGGGGACTTATCCAACGAATAGGAATGGTCTAACACAAGACAATCCCAATGCTCCTTTTATAAACCAAAGTAATCCGATATTGAAGAATAGGAGTTGCGTTGAAATCACAGCCCCTGCCTCCTGCTCAATAGGAGGGATACAGGCTCCATAAATGgcaaactgtattctgctgttGGTTGCGAAGTCAATTGCAGCCCCCCTTACGGTTCTCTTCTTTATTACCATTTCACTCAATCATAAAGGGAGTCATTCTAAATAGTACAATTATTCTGTatttgaaaaatttaatttatatagAATGCGTGGATCTGTTTTTATGGTATGAATTTTGCTTTCATGCTTTGCAGCCATAAACTCAAGACACCGGGTATTACTCTcctgatgttaaaggggttgtagaaTATtagaatatggctgctttcttacagAAACATCGCCACTCATCCATAGGCAGCGTCTGGTATTTCAACTTAGCCACAATACCAGAAACGGCCTATGATCAAGAGTGGTGCTGCATCTAGAAGGCGGCAgagatttatttttctaaaagcgTTTTGTCACCTAAATGATGGCATATCGGTAGCATATTCCATCACTATATGATCAGTGGAGTCCGTCTGATGGGATCCCTACTGATCTCTAGAACTAAAGTGGCCGCAATGTTAGGTAAAGAGATTTCTGGCGCTGAGCAGTAAATGCAACTCAGACCAAAGCAGAAGAAGCTTGGCAGCGAAAAACGCATTTCAATTTCAGGTGGGGGTTTGGCGAACTGTTTATCTGCCTAATATATCTCATTCGGTTTAGTATTGATACCTTTGGCTGTATTAAAGTATTTCCACCcactttatttttgtatttttacatttattgtttGTCTTCTGTGCATTTTAAATGTCTTTATGGTCAaaatggtgttatttgtgtgtgtgCTTAATAAAGATATGCTTCTAAAAATGATACATTTATGACAGCTACAGTCTTTCAATTTGGGGATATCGCCCTCGGCCAATCAGACTTCTGCAATTTATAAAACTTACTACTTTGGGTCGTCCCTTGGACATGGCTATGTCCATCTCATCTGTACTTGGTGTGTCGCTAGGAGAACCGCACTTGATATCCAtggcctcctcctcttcctcattcTCCTGATTCTTTAAACTGTTGGCTACAGTTTGGATCGCCCTCATCCATTCGTCCCTATATAATAAGTAATGTGATTATTACCAACAGATAGAGTCAGGACACGATTAACTTGCGCAAGAATATGAATGATCCGTACAAGAAAAATATATGGTGAAATgccgttccatgtaaaaccccctcaaaagacaagaggGGGACTCCCAacatgggaggaaaaaaaaataatttaattttcagAGGCGACAAGACTTCCTTAGCATTAAAACGGAAACTGTGGAATAGACCGTACAAAAAACCCTAGTATGTACTCCTGAGATCAGCATCTAATCACTGGCcgatcctccccccccccccccccaagcctgGCACATGCTCAGAACACTGAAATTGCAGGGCATGATGGAACTTGCAGTCTATAGACCGATCACCAGAGTGACGTTTTTGTTACCCACAGTCTGTCTTGCAGTGTGTGAGACGAATACTTGGCCTGGTACCTTTCATCAGGGGTGTCCACATGAAAAGTGCGCTCAATGACTGTAGTCCACTGCAAACATCGGATCACAAAGGTGTTGGGCCGAGGCCGCTCTGTCTTCATAAGTTGACATTCTGTGAAGAGATGGACATTACCTATCTAGCAGTCTGAAATGTGTACAATGGGTTTACTATCGAATACTGGTTAATGGATTCTAGGACTTGCCTCCTACAGAGAAGTTGTTGAGAGGAGGGAGAGCCACGCTGTGTTCTGAGGAATCGGGTTTTTCCTTATAGCCGATGAATGAGCCATCACTTTTCAGAAGGAAATACCTGGGTCTCCAGGTCTTTATGTATTCACCTACGGAAAGATAAATGCATAGGTCATGGGtaattattaaacaaaaaaaagacaCTGGAAAATCTCATTCCTGTTCTGTAGTAAGGAGGTTTCTGCTGCAGCAAGCTGCCTCCAGCCAAAGACCAAGCATTTTTGACAATGTTTCACTGTTTTCACAGTTAAATTCGATATAAATAGTTGATTTAATTGCTTATCTTGCACGGATATTGAGCTGTGTGTTATTTTCATGACTATTTACAACTAACAGGCAAGTCAAAATTTTTGCTGTTTGGAATCTGTATGCGGTAGGTTTCCAGATATTCATGTAACCCAACAGCTTAGCTCTAAGTATAGGATTTATCTGAATTCCCACAATGCACTGTTCACTGGAAACAGGAGTTTTGAATTTAGCCATCTGTCTGAGCGAGGATTAAAAATCATGTCAAAAAGCAGATTGTTAATAAAGAAAACATGTTTCACAGTTGGAATATACATAAAATGTTGAACGTTGTCCAAaagtggagttctcctttaaacACCACCCCTCACCCCATATTTAGTGCTTCACATAAAAAAAGAGCGAAGGAGATAAAATGAACTGATATGGGACAGTACAAGCTCAAGGGAAAGGAGTTCTACTAGTCAAGTTTTTGTATTTGGTATCGCTTACAAGGGGTAATCCCAGGAAAACCAttttaaagttaaagaggctctgtcaccagattttgcaacccctatctgctattgcagcagatcggcgctgcaatgtagattacagtaacgtttttatttttaaaaaacgagcatttttggccaagttatgaccattttcgtatttatgcaaatgaggcttgcaaaagtccaactgggcgtgttgaaaagtaaaagtccaactgggcgtgtattatgtgcgtacatcggggcgtttttactacttttactagctgggcgttctgacgagaagtatcatccacttctcttcagaacgcccagcttctggcagtgcagatctgtgacgtcactcacaggtcctgcatcgtgtcggcaccagaggctacagttgattctgcagcagcatttgcaggtaagtagctacatcgacttacctgcaaacgccgatgctgctgcagaatcatctgtagcctctggtgctgatgtgtcctcgctcgtctgacacgatgcagaacctgggagtgacgtcacagcgtgatctctcgagaacacgctgtgtctgcactgccagaagctgggcgttctgaagagaagtggatgatacttctcatcagaacgcccagctagtaaaagtagtaaacacgccccgatgcacgcacacaatacacgcccagttgtacttctacttttcaacacgcccagttgtacttttacttttaaacacgcccagttgtacttttgcaagcctcatttgcataaatacgaaaatggtcataacttggccaaaaatgctcgttttttaaaaataaaaacgttactgtaatctacattgcagcgccgatctgctacaatagcagataggggttgcaaaatctggtgacagagcctctttaaagaacatGTGAAAATTAAGTGTATTTGTTTATTTGCAGAGATTACTTACACTGGGGTCAGCGGTAGCGCCCGCTAATTTTTCTAATGCGTGCCGAATCCTGCGCCCACCTTCACCAGCAGTTGTGGACACGTATGTGCGGTGCACGTTCATTTCCCTGCTCCGCATCGGTGCTCCGCATGAATACCTCCTTGTGAGGCGACCAATGTGTTTCTAGGAGGTCTCAGTGTGCAGCGCCGATGCAGAGCAGGGAACGGAACATGCACGGCACACGCGTGTTCACAGCTACCTGCTGGTGAAGGTGGACGCAGGATATTAAACTActttaaatataataattttctgagaaaacccctttaagactgtgtACACCACGCTGTATGACTCACGTTTCACGTATAAGCCAGGAAAGGTTCCCGATGTTACAGGTAGGGTGTGACAGATGTCCTAACATCGGTGTCCAgcaccatagactataatggtagccgcttaacggatacgtcatgaactctcatgacccattTCAACTatgtatccgttaaacggataccattatagcctatgggcgaTGGATGCAACTGTTAGGCGTCCGTCACAGAATCCATCACAATAGATTATAATGGTGTCTGATTAACGTAtaagtcatgaaaagctattggaaAGCCCGTGACTTATATGTTAAATGGATTCCGgtgacatatgccatacagtggcctaCATCACACATAGGCTTCCAAAAAaacctgtctgtgtgtgtgtctgtctgtgtgtgtgtgtgtctgtctgtgtgtctgtgtgtgtgtgtctgtctgtgtgtgtgtgtgtgtctgtctgtctgtgtgtgtctgtgtgtgtgtgtgtgtctgtgtctgtgtgtgtgtgtgtgtctgtctgtgtgtgtgtctgtctgtgtgtgtgtctgtctgtgtgtgtgtctgtctgtgtgtgtgtctgtctgtgtgtgtgtctgtctgtgtgtgtgtctgtctgtgtgtgtgtctgtctgtgtgtgtgtctgtctgtgtgtgtgtctgtctgtgtgtgtgtctgtctgtgtgtgtgtctgtctgtgtgtgtgtctgtctgtgtgtgtgtctgtctgtgtgtgtgtgtctgtctgtgtgtgtgtctgtgtgtgtgtgtgtctgtctgtgtgtgtgtctgtgtctgtgtgtgtgtctgtctgtctgtgtgtgtgtgtctgtctgtgtgtgtgtgtctgtctgtgtgtgtgtctgtctgtgtgtgtgtctgtgtgtctgtctgtgtgtgtgtgtctgtgtgtgtgtctgtgtgtgtgtctgtgtgtgtgtctgtgtgtgtgtctgtgtgtgtgtctgtgtgtgtgtctgtgtgtgtgtctgtgtgtgtgtctgtgtgtgtgtctgtgtgtgtgtctgtgtgtgtgtctgtgtgtgtgtgtctgtctgtgtgtgtgtgtctgtctgtctgtgtgtgtgtgtgtctgtgtgtgtgtgtctgtgtgtgtgtgtgtctgtgtgtgtgtctgtgtgtgtgtgtgtctgtgtgtgtgtctgtgtgtgtgtgtgtctgtgtgtgtgtctgtgtgtgtgtgtgtgtgtgtgtgtgtctgtgtgtgtctgtgtgtgtgtctgtgtgtgtgtgtgtgtgtgtctgtgtgtgtgtgtctgtgtgtgtgtgtgtgtgtctgtgtgtgtgtgtgtgtgtgtgtgtctgtgtgtgtgtctgtctgtgtgtctgtctgtgtgtctgtctgtgtgtctgtctgtgtgtctgtctgtgtgtctgtctgtgtgtctgtctgtgtgtctgtctgtgtgtctgtctgtctgtgtgtgtctgtgtgtgtgtgtgtgtgtctgtgtgtgtgtgtctgtgtgtctgtgtgtgtgtgtctgtgtgtgtgtgtctgtgtgtctgtgtgtgtgtgtgtctgtctgtgtgtgtgtgtctgtctgtctgtgtgtgtgtgtgtctgtgtgtgtgtgtctgtgtgtgtgtgtgtctgtgtgtgtgtctgtgtgtgtgtgtgtctgtgtgtgtgtctgtgtgtgtgtgtgtctgtgtgtgtgtctgtgtgtgtgtgtgtgtgtgtgtgtgtctgtgtgtgtctgtgtgtgtgtgtgtgtgtgtctgtgtgtgtgtgtgtgtgtctgtgtgtgtgtgtctgtgtgtgtgtgtgtgtgtctgtgtgtgtgtgtgtgtgtgtctgtgtgtgtgtctgtgtgtgtgtctgtctgtgtgtctgtctgtgtgtctgtctgtgtgtctgtctgtgtgtctgtctgtgtgtctgtctgtgtgtctgtctgtgtgtctgtctgtgtgtctgtctgtctgtgtgtgtctgtgtgtgtgtgtgtgtgtctgtgtgtgtgtgtctgtgtgtctgtgtgtgtgtgtctgtgtgtgtgtgtgtgtgtgtctgtgtgtgtgtgtgtgtgtgtctgtgtgtgtgtgtctgtgtgtctgtgtgtgtgtgtgtctgtgtgtgtgtgtgtgtctgtgtgtgtgtgtgtctgtgtgtgtctgtgtgtgtgtgtgtgtgtctgtgtgtgtgtgtgtctgtgtgtgtctgtgtgtgtgtgtctgtctgtgtgtgtgtgtctgtctgtctgtgtgtgtgtgtgtctgtgtgtgtgtgtctgtgtgtgtgtgtgtctgtgtgtgtgtctgtgtgtgtgtgtgtctgtgtgtgtgtctgtgtgtgtgtgtgtctgtgtgtgtgtctgtgtgtgtgtgtgtgtgtgtgtgtgtctgtgtgtgtctgtgtgtgtgtgtgtgtgtgtctgtgtgtgtgtgtgtgtctgtgtgtgtgtctgtgtgtgtgtgtgtgtgtgtctgtgtgtgtgtgtctgtgtgtgtgtctgtgtgtctgtgtgtgtgtgtgtgtgtgtgtgtctgtgtgtgtgtctgtctgtgtgtctgtctgtgtgtctgtctgtgtgtctgtctgtgtgtctgtctgtgtgtctgtctgtgtgtctgtctgtgtgtctgtctgtgtgtctgtctgtctgtgtgtgtctgtgtgtgtgtgtctgtgtgtgtgtgtctgtctgtctgtgtgtgtgtgtgtctgtgtgtgtgtgtctgtgtgtgtgtgtgtctgtgtgtgtgtctgtgtgtgtgtgtgtctgtgtgtgtgtctgtgtgtgtgtgtgtctgtgtgtgtgtctgtgtgtgtgtgtgtgtgtgtgtgtgtgtctgtgtgtgtctgtgtgtgtgtgtgtgtgtgtctgtgtgtgtgtgtgtgtctgtgtgtgtgtctgtgtgtgtgtgtgtgtgtgtctgtgtgtgtgtgtctgtgtgtgtgtgtctgtgtgtgtgtgtgtgtgtctgtgtgtgtgtgtgtgtgtgtctgtgtgtgtgtctgtgtgtgtgtctgtctgtgtgtctgtctgtgtgtctgtctgtgtgtctgtctgtgtgtctgtctgtgtgtctgtctgtgtgtctgtctgtgtgtgtctgtgtgtgtgtgtgtgtgtctgtgtgtgtgtgtctgtgtgtctgtgtgtgtgtgtctgtgtgtgtgtgtgtgtctgtgtgtgtgtgtgtgtgtgtgtctgtgtgtgtgtgtctgtgtgtctgtgtgtgtgtgtgtctgtgtgtgtgtgtgtgtctgtgtgtgtgtgtgtgtgtctgtgtgtgtctgtgtgtgtgtgtgtgtgtctgtgtgtgtgtgtgtctgtgtgtgtctgtgtgtgtgtgtgtgtgtgtgtgtctgtgtgtgtgtgtctgtgtgtgtgtgtctgtgtctgtgtgtgtgtgtgtctgtgtgtgtgtgtctgtgtgtgtgtgtctgtgtgtctgtgtctgtgtgtctgtgtctgtgtgtgtgtgtctgtgtgtgtgtgtctgtgtctgtgtgtgtgtgtgtctgtgtgtgtgtctgtgtgtgtctgtgtgtgtctgtgtgtgtctgtgtgtgtgtgtgtgtgtgtctgtctgtgtgtctgtctgtctgtgtgtgtgtgtctgtgtgtgtgtgtgtgtctgtgtgtgtgtctgtgtgtgtgtgtgtctgtgtgtgtgtctgtgtgtgtgtgtgtgtgtgtgtgtgtgtctgtgtgtgtgtctgtgtgtgtctgtgtgtgtgtgtgtgtctgtgtgtgtgtctgtgtgtgtgtgtgtgtgtgtgtgtgtgtgtctgtgtgtctgtgtgtgtgtgtgtctgtgtgtgtgtgtgtctgtctgtctgtgtgtgtgtgtgtctgtgtgtgtgtgtgtctgtgtgtgtgtgtgtgtctgtgtgtgtgtgtgtctgtgtgtgtgtctgtgtgtgtgtgtgtgtgtgtgtgtgtgtgtgtgtgtgtgtgtgtgtgtgtgtgtgtgtctgtgtgtgtgtctgtgtgtgtgtctgtgtgtgtgtctgtgtgtgtgtctgtgtgtgtgtgtctgtgtgtgtctgtgtgtgtgtgtgtgtctgtgtctgtgtgtgtgtctgtgtgtgtgtctgtgtgtgtgtgtgtgtgtctgtgtgtgtgtctgtgtgtgtgtgtgtgtgtgtctgtgtgtgtgtgtgtctgtgtgtgtctgtgtgtgtgtctgtgtgtgtgtgtgtgtctgtgtgtgtgtctgtgtgtgtgtgtgtgtgtgtgtgtgtgtgtgtgtgtgtgtgtgtgtgtgtgtgtgtgtgtgtgtgtgtgtgtgtgtgtgtgtgtgtctgtgtgtgtgtgtgtctgtgtctgtgtgtgtgtctgtgtgtgtgtctgtgtgtgtgtctgtctgtgtgtgtgtctgtgtgtgtgtctgtgtgtgtgtctgtctgtgtgtctgtctgtgtgtctgtctgtgtgtctgtctgtgtgtctgtc belongs to Rhinoderma darwinii isolate aRhiDar2 chromosome 8, aRhiDar2.hap1, whole genome shotgun sequence and includes:
- the AKT2 gene encoding RAC-beta serine/threonine-protein kinase, with product MNEVMVVKEGWLQKRGEYIKTWRPRYFLLKSDGSFIGYKEKPDSSEHSVALPPLNNFSVGECQLMKTERPRPNTFVIRCLQWTTVIERTFHVDTPDERDEWMRAIQTVANSLKNQENEEEEEAMDIKCGSPSDTPSTDEMDIAMSKGRPKVTMNDFDYLKLLGKGTFGKVILVREKATGLYYAMKILRKDVIIAKDEVAHTVTESRVLQNTRHPFLTALKYAFQTSDRLCFVMEYANGGELFFHLSRERVFTEDRARFYGAEIVSALEYLHSRNVVYRDIKLENLMLDKDGHVKITDFGLCKEGITDGATMRTFCGTPEYLAPEVLEDNDYGRAVDWWGLGVVMYEMMCGRLPFYNQDHERLFELILMEEIRFPRTLSPEAKSLLSGLLKKDPKQRLGGGATDAQEVKDHRFFASINWQDVDQRKLTPPFKPQVTSEIDTRYFDDEFTAQSITVTPPDRYDNLDALESDQPAHFPQFSYSASIRE